One window of Trifolium pratense cultivar HEN17-A07 linkage group LG5, ARS_RC_1.1, whole genome shotgun sequence genomic DNA carries:
- the LOC123883446 gene encoding SKP1-like protein 21 yields MLETEMMKPYLWLQTGDDSIQQVEQEVALVCPFICQEFKLQKGIGSSKNRPICLPEQVRNPALLNLILSYCRFHLTPGHSNKERKSYDEKFVKIMNTNSLSELVGAVHSLRLRPLINLTCSALARRIEDSSPEEIHQMFCAPEDLMEEEKLESFSNVTCDARVRLLNLYFDKRRELREPERILHDLQLQHTNVVDERPVDELLSFINGSNDEEPKPNKTRKNKKKNQRKEKQQQKKSSLKEAPIQHNKKEEDDPKVEFNDEEFDQTIMAKIDKEVEEFARRLNTEWSERIKEFFERC; encoded by the coding sequence ATGTTAGAAACTGAGATGATGAAGCCTTATCTATGGCTTCAAACTGGCGATGATTCAATCCAACAAGTGGAACAAGAGGTTGCACTTGTTTGCCCATTTATATGTCAAGAATTTAAATTACAAAAGGGCATAGGATCTTCCAAAAATCGTCCGATATGTCTTCCCGAACAAGTTCGTAATCCGGCATTGTTGAATTTGATTCTTAGTTATTGTCGATTTCATCTAACGCCAGGCCACTCGAACAAGGAACGAAAATCGTATGATGAGAAATTTGTTAAGATAATGAATACAAATAGTCTATCTGAATTGGTGGGTGCCGTGCACAGCCTTCGATTAAGGCCATTAATCAATCTCACATGTTCTGCACTAGCTCGACGAATTGAAGATAGTTCACCGGAAGAGATACACCAGATGTTTTGTGCGCCTGAAGATCTTATGGAGGAAGAGAAATTGGAGTCGTTCAGTAATGTAACTTGTGATGCACGTGTTAGGCTTTTGAACTTGTATTTCGATAAGAGAAGAGAACTTAGAGAGCCTGAAAGGATTCTACACGACCTTCAGCTACAACATACGAATGTAGTAGATGAACGTCCGGTTGACGAACTTTTGTCGTTTATTAATGGATCGAATGATGAAGAACCGAAGCCGAATAAAACTcggaagaataaaaaaaagaacCAGAGAAAGGAAAAACAACAGCAAAAGAAATCTAGTTTGAAGGAAGCACCTATACAACATAAtaagaaggaagaagatgatCCTAAAGTTGAGTTCAATGATGAAGAGTTTGATCAAACCATAATGGCAAAAATTGATAAAGAAGTGGAAGAATTTGCACGCAGATTGAATACTGAATGGTCAGAGAgaataaaagaattttttgagAGATGCTAG
- the LOC123883448 gene encoding nucleoside diphosphate kinase 1: protein MAEQTFIMIKPDGVQRGLVGEIISRFEKKGFYLKGLKFLNVERAFAEKHYADLSAKPFFGGLVEYIVSGPVVAMIWEGKNVVLTGRKIIGATNPAQSEPGTIRGDFAVEIGRNVIHGSDSVDSANKEIALWFPEGPANWQSSQHKWIYE from the exons ATGGCCGAGCAAACTTTCATCATGATCAAGCCTGATGGTGTTCAAAGAGGCCTT gTTGGTGAAATTATTAGCAGGTTTGAGAAGAAGGGTTTCTACTTGAAAG GTTTGAAATTCTTGAATGTGGAGCGTGCTTTTGCTGAGAAGCACTATGCTGACTTGTCTGCCAAGCCTTTCTTTGGTGGATTGGTGGAGTACATCGTCTCTGGCCCTGTTGTTGCCATGATTTGGGAGGGAAAGAATGTTGTCTTAACTGGCCGAAAGATTATTGGTGCCACAAACCCAGCTCAATCTGAGCCTGGAACTATTCGTGGTGACTTTGCTGTTGAGATTGGCAG GAACGTTATTCATGGAAGTGACTCCGTTGACAGTGCCAACAAGGAAATTGCATTGTGGTTCCCTGAGGGTCCTGCTAACTGGCAAAGCAGCCAACACAAATGGATCTACGAGTAA
- the LOC123886980 gene encoding PKS-NRPS hybrid synthetase cheA-like translates to MGEPPDELKTNIDEPDSVNVVEHVIVQPNVVELVIAQPNVVEPAVNVVEPSDNEHKVDTGKYFHDAPYCNERDELIKWCRNEAKKAGFTIVIAKSDNGSYRRKRYFVLGCERGGEYKERIRKLKNEDTATRKCNCRFRLRGYFLSTQVWSLNVVNGEHNHELSNNHEGHILAGRLQPEEKEVVCELTRNLVAPKNILSTLKGRNPETKISMKAVYNARQRLKKELRGEMTEMQQLMKCCESNKYFHKCRTVGDSTTIQDIFWAHPESVILFNTFPTVLMLDSTYKTNKYKMPLFEIVGVTSTEKSYNVGFAYIANEKEEDFIWALETCRSLLKSKDTVPKVIVTDRDQALMNAVAKVFPKSTALLCRFHIYKNVKAKFTTLCNAKEENMVKLKKTLACQWKSVVESTTEESYIDAVVDFRKVFDHYPNFVKYVETMVLDQVKEKIVSVWTNRVMHIGNTTTNRVESQHGVLKQYLPDCKGDLVKGWEATNEMVSNQLIKIKTSFGQSTSAVEHYFKKHFLYPKLVYNISRQALHFIRDEEIRSRECGKNRKKCGCVMKITYGLPCACLIALKRDKKLPIRLDEINTHWKRLQIDEADDGQVDCSKEFRVIQERLRLSNQSMQLQIRDQLRQIAFPEITSLTAPVKQVDTKGAKKRAKSSKCNSSTTRSPSYWEHIDARYPDSQASQSKPAKPKRKTARIGTLSPNAIPRRSIPFMEHMPMFMHSYIEDIIDVKGDGHCGFRVAAECLNKGEDSQGLVRSKLIRELTMFRKEYLPIFGTEARLQYILDGLFPPKVMPKNGIAPEEKWFTFPDMGHILATAYNRVVVCLTSHHIGYSETFFPLRTKPPFDPSAHIICIGMVPYHCVNVKLKSGCPLPPTNKSWKIHRAPEAETWEDTFLDRMSEFDELMKNEKGDLKKEINKDDPITFSDD, encoded by the exons ATGGGGGAACCTCCGGATGAATTGAAAACAAACATTGATGAACCCGACTCTGTTAATGTTGTCGAACATGTCATTGTTCAACCTAATGTTGTGGAACTTGTCATTGCTCAACCTAATGTTGTGGAACCGGCCGTTAATGTTGTGGAACCCAGTGATAATGAGCATAAAGTTGACACGGGAAAATATTTTCATGATGCACCGTATTGCAATGAGCGAGATGAGTTGATCAAATGGTGTCGCAATGAGGCAAAAAAAGCTGGATTTACTATTGTGATTGCTAAATCAGATAACGGTTCTTACCGAAGGAAAAGGTATTTTGTGTTGGGTTGCGAAAGAGGTGGGGAGTACAAAGAGAGGATAAGGAAATTAAAGAATGAGGACACAGCTACGAGGAAATGTAACTGTCGGTTTAGGTTGCGAGGTTACTTTTTGTCAACACAGGTATGGAGTCTAAATGTAGTGAACGGCGAGCATAACCACGAGCTGTCGAATAACCATGAAGGTCATATTCTTGCGGGACGTTTACAACCGGAGGAGAAGGAGGTTGTATGCGAGTTGACAAGAAATTTGGTGGCCCCAAAGAACATTTTGTCCACATTGAAAGGGCGAAATCCAGAGACCAAAATTTCAATGAAAGCTGTCTACAATGCGCGCCAAAGGCTCAAGAAAGAACTTAGGGGTGAAATGACTGAAATGCAACAACTAATGAAGTGTTGTGAGAGTAACAAATATTTTCACAAGTGTAGAACAGTTGGTGACTCTACAACTATACAAGATATTTTTTGGGCACATCCGGAAAGTGTGATTTTGTTTAACACTTTCCCTACTGTTTTGATGTTGGATTCAACTTACAAAACCAACAAGTATAAAATGCCGTTATTTGAGATAGTTGGTGTAACTTCTACCGAAAAATCGTACAACGTTGGTTTTGCATATATTGCgaatgaaaaagaagaagactTCATATGGGCCCTTGAGACGTGTCGGAGTCTACTGAAGAGTAAAGACACAGTGCCGAAGGTCATTGTCACTGATAGGGATCAGGCACTGATGAATGCAGTTGCGAAAGTGTTTCCAAAATCAACAGCTTTACTGTGTCGGTTTCATATTTATAAGAACGTGAAAGCTAAGTTCACGACTCTTTGCAACGCAAAAGAAGAAAACATGGTCAAGTTAAAGAAAACACTCGCATGTCAATGGAAATCAGTTGTAGAATCGACAACAGAAGAGTCGTATATTGATGCTGTCGTTGATTTCAGGAAAGTGTTTGACCATTATCCAAATTTTGTCAAATATGTTGAAACAATGGTTTTAGATCAGGTGAAGGAAAAAATTGTGAGTGTATGGACAAATCGTGTTATGCACATTGGAAACACTACAACCAACAGAGTTGAGTCTCAACATGGAGTGTTGAAACAATACTTGCCGGATTGTAAGGGTGATTTGGTCAAGGGTTGGGAAGCGACAAATGAAATGGTTTCAAACCAgttgataaaaataaagacGTCATTTGGACAGAGTACTAGTGCCGTTGAACACTATTTTAAAAAGCACTTTTTGTACCCTAAGTTGGTGTATAACATATCTAGACAAGCCTTACACTTTATTAGGGATGAAGAAATTCGTTCCCGCGAATGTGGTAAGAATCGGAAAAAGTGTGGTTGTGTGATGAAGATAACATACGGGTTGCCATGTGCTTGTCTAATAGCATTGAAGAGGGACAAAAAACTACCTATTAGACTGGACGAGATTAACACTCATTGGAAGAGGTTACAAATTGACGAAGCAGATGATGGACAGGTTGACTGCTCGAAGGAGTTTAGGGTCATTCAG GAACGGTTGAGATTATCAAATCAGAGTATGCAGCTACAAATTAGGGATCAACTGCGACAGATAGCTTTTCCAGAAATTACATCGCTAACTGCACCGGTCAAACAGGTAGATACAAAGGGTGCAAAAAAACGGGCAAAGTCAAGTAAATGTAACAGTTCTACCACTAGATCTCCATCTTATTGGGAGCACATTGATGCCCGATATCCTGACAGTCAGGCATCACAATCAAAACCAGCCAAACCCAAAAGGAAGACTGCTCGCATAGGCACTTTGTCTCCTAATGCTATACCTCGCCGTTCAATTCCGTTTATGGAGCATATGCCAATGTTCATGCATTCATATATTGAGGACATTATTGATGTTAAAGGGGATGGGCATTGTGGATTCCGCGTTGCAGCAGAGTGTCTTAATAAGGGCGAAGATAGTCAAGGATTAGTTCGTTCAAAACTTATCAGAGAGTTAACCATGTTTAGGAAAGAGTACCTGCCTATTTTCGGTACTGAGGCACGTCTACAATACATTCTTGATGGTTTGTTCCCTCCCAAGGTAATGCCTAAGAATGGCATTGCACCGGAAGAAAAATGGTTCACATTTCCAGATATGGGCCATATCCTTGCAACGGCCTACAACCGTGTTGTAGTATGTTTGACATCGCATCATATAGGTTATTCTGAAACATTTTTTCCACTGCGTACCAAGCCACCGTTTGATCCATCTGCACACATTATTTGTATTGGTATGGTTCCATATCACTGTGTCAATGTAAAACTGAAGTCTGGATGTCCACTTCCTCCTACTAATAAGAGCTGGAAAATTCATCGGGCACCGGAGGCTGAGACTTGGGAAGATACATTTTTGGACCGGATGAGTGAGTTTGACGAACtcatgaagaatgaaaaagGTGATTTGAAGAAGGAGATCAATAAAGATGATCCTATAACATTTTCAGATGACTAG
- the LOC123883447 gene encoding protein MAIN-LIKE 1-like yields MTDDVGRTRGGRESRAHGSARREAAKGSARREAAKVHRNTRQTKGKSVIVEPESEDENVEEQQFEDEHEVDIGQQASEHEDEQEVEDEMEVADDVEDEMEVADDVEDEMEVAEEQTPPPPEKKSRKKNPRTTQGRNPPPVSEPPVTSYDGGPKELSLLPGFGKHVAVAIWRGDCKNRYLRCMNNGKKMNDFDLPRRGVRWFWDVVDATGLRPLLKTNYNHLDWGLLTAFTERWHPETGTFHLPIGEMTITLDDVSCLLHIPITGKMLNHLGTSCTVEEGEDMCYEYLNFSRTECRKEFKKMKGAHIGFFMLDKIYTENMKAVVRAEKKKMPDDKVQHLRECTIRSFLLYLLGATLFTNKSMQYVDVIFLTYLQDLSLVNTWNWGASGLAYMYNYLDAASRPRCGNLGGYNAMFHAWILSHFERFGSRYVDTNYSHNDPIAAKYYPFKGGKCPTEHRTTLDRMEVDEVTWRPYEDHRQTRPFEDISWYTGWIMCGTAMISPYLPERVLRQFGHVQSIPRHPDVSAKAGMTRFSIAEAFADYLVANYVTEEMRGPRAHNGFETVDGYIAWFYRVSHPKLWAPIDGNPKRPADYEVLLEEDIAAEKCDVFEICKTVHAEVREKLDGDLTFEEAKELLEKVYNDLTPVVTYSVRRRKKADSGEGKKRKRKKKRSGEEAGEEAGPSSH; encoded by the exons ATGACAGATGATGTTGGGCGAACAAGAGGTGGAAGGGAAAGTAGAGCACATGGCTCTGCACGAAGAGAGGCTGCGAAGGGCTCTGCACGAAGAGAGGCTGCGAAGGTACATAGAAACACAAGACAAACTAAGGGGAAAAGTGTTATTGTAGAGCCTGAATCTGAAGATGAGAATGTGGAGGAACAACAGTTTGAGGATGAGCATGAAGTGGACATAGGGCAACAGGCGTCTGAACACGAAGATGAGCAGGAAGTCGAAGATGAGATGGAAGTTGCTGATGATGTGGAAGATGAGATGGAAGTTGCTGATGATGTGGAAGATGAGATGGAAGTTGCTGAAGAAcaaacaccaccaccaccagaaAAAAAATCACGTAAAAAGAATCCGAGAACAACACAAGGAAGAAACCCACCACCTGTATCAGAACCACCAGTTACATCTTATGATGGTGGTCCAAAGGAGTTGTCGTTGTTGCCCGGATTTGGGAAACATGTTGCTGTCGCGATTTGGAGAGGAGAT TGTAAAAATCGGTACTTGAGGTGCATGAACAACGGAAAGAAAATGAACGACTTCGATTTACCAAGAAGAGGAGTTCGGTGGTTTTGGGACGTTGTTGATGCTACTGGACTTCGACCGCTGTTGAAGACAAATTACAATCATCTTGACTGGGGTCTATTGACAGCATTTACAGAGCGATGGCATCCGGAGACCGGTACTTTCCATCTGCCCATTGGTGAGATGACCATAACCCTGGATGATGTGTCTTGCTTGCTTCACATTCCGATTACCGGTAAAATGCTCAACCACCTTGGAACGTCATGCACAGTTGAAGAAGGTGAAGATATGTGTTACGAGTACCTAAACTTCTCAAGAACTGAATGCAGAAaggaatttaaaaaaatgaaaggagcACATATTGGGTTTTTCATGCTGGATAAGATATATACGGAAAATATGAAAGCTGTGGTGCGagctgaaaaaaaaaagatgccGGATGATAAAGTGCAGCATTTGAGGGAATGCACGATTAGATCATTTTTACTGTACTTGCTTGGTGCAACACTTTTCACCAACAAAAGCATGCAGTATGTAGATGTCATTTTCCTGACTTACTTGCAAGACCTAAGTTTGGTTAATACATGGAATTGGGGTGCTTCTGGGTTGGCTTATATGTATAACTACTTGGATGCTGCAAGTCGCCCGAGATGTGGAAATCTTGGTGGTTACAACGCCATGTTTCAT GCATGGATTTTGTCGCATTTCGAGAGGTTCGGATCGCGATATGTTGACACTAACTACAGCCATAATGATCCAATTGCGGCCAAGTATTATCCATTTAAAGGTGGAAAATGTCCAACTGAGCATAGGACCACATTGGATCGGATGGAGGTTGATGAGGTAACGTGGCGCCCATATGAGGATCACAGACAAACACGCCCATTTGAAGATATTAGTTGGTACACCGGCTGGATTATGTGTGGAACCGCTATGATCTCTCCATATTTGCCAGAGCGTGTCCTCAGGCAATTTGGACATGTGCAGTCTATTCCCAGACATCCAGATGTTTCTGCAAAGGCTGGTATGACTCGGTTTAGTATTGCTGAAGCATTTGCTGATTATTTGGTTGCTAACTATGTCACAGAGGAAATGCGTGGCCCGAGAGCACATAATGGCTTTGAGACCGTTGACGGATACATTGCTTGGTTTTATCGTGTCTCGCATCCGAAGTTATGGGCACCAATTGATGGGAACCCGAAAAGACCTGCCGATTATGAAGTATTGCTTGAGGAGGACATTGCTGCAGAAAAATGTGACGTGTTTGAAATTTGTAAGACGGTGCACGCAGAGGTGAGGGAAAAGCTTGATGGTGACTTGACATTCGAGGAGGCAAAGGAGCTACTTGAAAAAGTTTACAATGATTTGACGCCTGTGGTGACATATTCTGTGCGACGAAGGAAAAAGGCAGACTCGGGTGAAGGAAAAAAGcgaaagaggaagaagaaacgtTCAGGAGAGGAGGCTGGAGAGGAGGCTGGTCCAAGTAGTCATTAG